The Hippoglossus hippoglossus isolate fHipHip1 chromosome 21, fHipHip1.pri, whole genome shotgun sequence genome contains a region encoding:
- the tnfaip6 gene encoding tumor necrosis factor-inducible gene 6 protein: MHLLALLWTLGLLLKETQAWGFRDGIFHNSIWLEQAAGVYHRESRKGRYQLTYKEAKAVCKYEGGNLATYAELEAARQIGFHVCAAGWFDKGRVGYPIVKPGANCGFGRVGIIDYGYRLNKNEKWDVYCYNPNSKECGGVLTEQEKVIHSPGFPEEYEDEQICYWHIRVRLGQRIHLRFLEFDVEDDTACMADYLEAFDSYDDVSGFVGRFCGEYLPDDIISTGNVMTLKFLSDASVTAGGFQLQYSAFNASLFPHNYTQSFH; the protein is encoded by the exons ATGCACCTCCTCGCTCTGCTCTGGACACTCGGCCTCCTGCTGAAGGAGACGCAGGCGTGGGGCTTCAGGGACGGAATATTTCACAACTCAATATGGCTCG AACAAGCAGCTGGAGTTTACCACCGGGAGTCGCGCAAAGGGAGATACCAGCTGACGTATAAAGAGGCCAAGGCAGTCTGCAAGTACGAGGGAGGGAATCTGGCCACTTACGCAGAGCTGGAGGCCGCCCGCCAAATAG GTTTCCATGTGTGTGCAGCTGGATGGTTTGATAAAGGACGTGTTGGATATCCCATCGTCAAACCCGGGGCCAACTGTGGTTTTGGGAGGGTGGGAATCATCGACTACGGCTACAGGCTGAACAAGAACGAGAAGTGGGACGTGTACTGCTACAACCCAAACT CGAAGGAGTGTGGCGGAGTGCTGACAGAACAAGAGAAGGTCATTCATTCCCCCGGTTTCCCCGAGGAGTACGAGGACGAGCAGATCTGCTACTGGCACATCCGAGTCCGCCTGGGCCAGAGGATCCACCTCCGCTTCCTGGAGTTCGACGTGGAGGACGACACGGCCTGCATGGCCGATTATCTGGAGGCGTTCGACAGCTACGACGACGTCTCAGGCTTTGTCGGGAG gTTCTGTGGGGAATATTtacctgatgacatcatcagcacag gAAACGTGATGACGCTGAAGTTCCTGTCTGACGCTTCAGTCACAGCCGGAGGCTTCCAGCTACAATACTCAGCCTTTAATGCGTCTCTGTTCCCGCACAACTACACCCAGAGTTTTCACTGA